The Sesamum indicum cultivar Zhongzhi No. 13 linkage group LG9, S_indicum_v1.0, whole genome shotgun sequence genome segment TCCTCGTCGAGGCCCATGAAATTGGGTGATGGAACCAGTTCGATCCCGTGCAAACACTGTGGGTTAGAAAGTCCTCGGTAATGCTTTCTCTGCATTTTATGAGACCGGACAAAACCCTTATCAGCACTGAATGGAAATGGACGCTGACCCTGGCGAGAGTGGCCATTCATGTAACTTCTCAACTGCATCTTACCTAATGCATTCTCAGGCCTCTCCTTAAAAacccacatatatatattttccataTCATGCTGCACCAGGAAGACGTCGAGTTGAAGATCAGACTTATCAAAGCCAGAAACCCCATTACTATCCCAAACAACGTTACACTTTGATTTGTCCTTTAAAACAGGCTTGAAATAGAAACTAAAGAAGAACCAAGCACCCCACACACTATCCAATCTCTTGGCACACTTCCGCCCATTTTTAGGCAAATCAAGGAGTTTATCCGAGTCATTAACTTGGTGTCCGAGCCCAACCTCAAGCATATCAAAAGAGTCGTGGTTCCATGGCTGTGGGGGAGGGCTTCGCTCCACAGACAACGGAAGATTAATATCGGGCGGCCCCGAAAGAATAACTTGCCTATTCATATCGCGATCAGGCTCCTCATGACAGGTGATCGAATCCATCGACAAAAATGTTGATGGGTGATAATTCTCAATACTTAAGCTTGTCAACAAATCCTCCCCCATTTCCCAAACCTTTATCCTCTAAACAATTAAGGGTTTTTATTCAAGCCAATCAAAAATTTCTATATTCAATTACACCCCTCgccaaaatcaagaaacaaggCACCTCCACAGAAGCCCCACAGCGAGGAACCACTATAAAAACACCGCAGGACTCATCTTCCCATAAAGATACTCAATCTTTAAACTCAAAATGAATAAGGGTTCTGACAAGTTTATCAAATTAAGCAGTTGGGCAGTCACCAAGATCAAATCTATGAATACTAAACCGACAATAGAAGAGCAAAAAATCTCTACAGTCAATCAAGAGCTTCCACGAAAGAAACAGGAAACGGCAACAGGGAGAAATGCCCCatgacccaaaaaaaataggaaaacagAAAAACTATTACCTTTTGGTTAGAAATCCACGAAAAAAATGCTGAAGATCTTAGCAAGAAATTTCTGAGCAACAACCTACAACTGAGAGAGGGAGGGTGGGTTGAGGCTGGAGGTCGAGGGATTGAAATTAAAGGGCAAATAAACGGTGACGGATTCCGTTAGGGAGTACGTCTCTGATAAGAGGTGTGAGAGGCTGACGAATAGACGATAGATGTTGCTCTGTGATAAGCGCTTGTCAAGTGGACCTGAACCACTACCAAGAAAGGGATTAATTGCACTAACgagtccaaaaaaattaaatccatcTCATTTCAGTGctcaaatttttagttttttttcttttggtaatTGTGGCCCATATATTCTggtgtaaaaattttaaaaaaaatattaaggtaATTCAATTGATGAAACTAAAGCCCATGATATGCGGCCTATATGGGTTCTAATCCACTAATGTTTATGTATTAAGTTATTTTAGTAGTagttattatacttttttattttacattttaccGACGAATCCATCCAACACGTgtgcataatttaataattaaatatgaagaaaaacaaaagaaaagaataacttatcaaaacaaaatactaaaaatgtagatgttttattttaaggATATTTCAGTGAAAGcacattattttcttattattaaaaatcaaagttGCTTTTGTAAGATGCTCACATATTCTTACAAGAGTGTTGCAGTCATCCAAGCCCAAGTGTAAGGTGCTGAACTTTTGATTGGGTTTGAAATCTTTTTAGATCAACTCAATTAGAGTGTTCATTTTGGGGGCCAGCCCGAAACATTTGTGACTTACTCCATACATAAGTACAGCTATGAGATGTGTTTTCTTCCACATCAAATGGGGCAGTTTGAAAAGATCTTGGTTTGTGACTTACTCCATACATAAGTACAGCTATGAGATGTGTTTTCTTCCACATCAAATGGGGCAGTTTGAAAAGATctggcttttttttttttttttttttttttgaactttgggatgaaaataaaaaatacccaGCAGCACCCACGTTTTTATCTATCTCACTTTATAATTATCCATCGACTCCTATTAAGATTGTGAAAGATTTCATCCTATGACTATCAAATGCAAGTACCGGTGAATGTCTACTGATCTATACGATTcttggataaaaattaataatctcaATTGGTTGTGATATCGATTGATAAAGTGATACattaacaaattttagaattatgaagatataaaatttcattattctaAATTTCAATCTCTAAACCTTATCCCATAGAACCAcgaaaaaggaacaaaaataaatggatggaaacaaataatgaaaataatacattttttatactaaGGCTTGGGGTGGGGGCTACGCGAACACGCAAGTTCTTACTACCATAGATTATGACATAGTTCATCATTTGATCTTAAATAAGTACCCCTCCCCAAGTGCAATGGAGGTCATGAACCTAGGTCATAGGCCTTGTTGATCACCGGTTGACCCAATCAAAGAATGTATGTTTCAAGTTGTGATTACTTTGGCTAATTTCTCCCCAACTACTAAGACAATGCGGGATGCATGTGGAGTTTGACTTTCTTATTAagtatatgttttatttcaataaattgtcATTGATCATAGTCCTGATTTCTTTATGACATCCCTGCACCATTTTGCacagaataaaataaattcttgtgAAGGTATTAAGAAGTAGACTGGATTTGGTGGAATGCGACAGGCCAATAGTGCGAAGCCAAAGCAACACTCGAGAGTCCCAGCAGCAAGCTGCCCTGATGGGCACTCCCCATAAGAAAATTAGCCAAAAGGCCGAGAAAGGTATGATTAATTTGGTGCAGAGCCTAATGTCTTGTAGCACCCGCAGCCCTTCCGTATCCTTTGTTCAATTCCGATGTCGGGGCTTATTTTTGTGGCGTTAAGCTTATTAGCATCGTTTATCAAGATTCAAAAGTTGGAGAATACGAACTGAAGTCTAAACCATGGCGAGGACGACAGATTTGCAGCTCCGAACACGCACCACACCAGAGTAAGTTTTTCACGAACGAAGTGATGCTTGCTGCttttattagttgaaaatTTCTGCCTTTTGGTTTTAGTTTTCAGATTTGGTGTTTTCTCTGCTGccgaaaaaaatttaagtattctTATTGCCTTCTAACTATTCTCTgttgtgaaaatttttatgtttgctGATCCCCAAAAATTCCTAAGAATACTTGagtgaaaattttcatcattgaGGCTGTTTAATGTCTGGTGAGAGTGTCAAATTTTGCTGAGAATATTTTCGAATGTTTCAAATGCGTGTTTCAGTTGATTTCTTGTTAATTAAAGCTGACTACtgattttacaattttctgTTGTGTTTCTAGATTCAGTTGATGAGGCTACCTGTTTCATTCTCAAACTTCATCACTGCTTcccaatttcattttcattattatatcaaatacacTGATTGGATTTTCCActgtactttttattttattttatatatacaaattatgtGTATAAAGATAACgccaataatttaatttaaaatttttatacacttaaataaacagaagaaaaaatgcaatagaaattataataagaagTCCAATTGATCAAATACTGAAAATGttggatatttatttatttttgggtcaTATTAAATCATTTATAGGGGGGAAAAGAAACTGTACTTCCctgttttttacaaaaatttaaaaaagaaaaaaaaagttaattagtTCCCTCTTCCTCTTTGACTTTCTGCCATTGGGACCAAACGACATAATTATTAGTTGAGATAATTTTAAGATGCAAAATTCCCCCACCTTTTGGGAGACATTAATTGAGTTCAGCCACAAGCACTACATTTTGCAGTGTTCATCATTGGGatgcaacataattttttttttttaaaaaatattatataaacaacTTGCAAACagaataatttagttttttaatttacgcAACTCAtcaattatttacaattaaatcGTTAAATTAAGtgaaatgatttaaaaattctaatatttatggttagaaattgagaaaaagaaatagtacTAATCAGCTATTCCTATGGTTAACTCTTTCttgtttccattttttgtttaaagcGAGTTTtccaaatttatcattttttatctgCAAAGTGAAGCGATTattcactataagaaaatgaattattttttacactaTACATCACTacgattaaaaaattacgataaataaatgatgtcaattatattcaaataaaatcaatgtgaaaaattaatttaaccatgatcaattaaaatttatcatggTCTATGGACAAGAATATTAGCCATGGTTCAAcgattatatatttcttttttgtcacGCCTATAAAAACAACAACTAATAGACATTGCATAACCGATGTTAATTAgcttttgtcataattttttacttttgaccATGGTAATTAATCGGACAAAAAGTCCTATTTCTTTTGGTgttttcacctttttctttttttttttttttacgagGGAGTTGTTTTCACTTATTTAAAGTTGGTTTTGTTGCATTTCAAAATGCTAATCTAAAGTATTTTGttggaaaaagaatacaaagaactaaacttaattttgttccgattaatatattattttacataatatatcGACAATTACTACAATATACAATATATGAAGGTagtaatatgttaattatcaattttagtGTTCTAAATGttcttgtggattaaaaattataattttattttatttttatcctctaaatagataattttttttataactttttcatccaccaagttcgatttttttacacaaatatttaattttttaaaaataaagaaaaagaatgcaGTAATACCCTATTCAAGtattatagaattttattaaacattagggaattatttataatttttcaaataataagagagtatttataattatacctaaaaataggagaaattgttataattttcctaaaaGATGATGAAGAGTGTATCAACTTCCTCTCCCTTAAACGGAGGATTGTCCAAGCCCTGATGGCTCAGTCCTCTACTCAACTTCCTCGGGGGTTAGGTAGGCTTCTTGACCTTTGTGAGGGAGGCAGGCCGGAGATTGTTACGTGGGTAGATCCGTTGCAGTGCATGATTAGTTCCGCAGGCTGGTGCATCTTCAAGTACTGCCTATAGGGCTCCGGGTGTTggcttcaaaattttgctgaaaTGGATTTATCAAAACTTTATATGGTTGAAGGGTGATAAAAAgtataaagtattttatacGTATATTTGATAGACCCATCTTGTCAAATtatcaattacaaatattttgttaaaaaaatattagttacaaTAACCACTTGTTGATGCACAATCAATTGGGTTCAGTCAGTCTTGCATAAGATCGAGTTGGCCCGAGTCAAAAAATAAGTAGACCTGACCTGAGCTCCATTGGGACAGTGTTGATTTTGGACCGATCCCAAGTATCAATATCTGGGACTGGCTCAGACCAATGGCCCCCGACCTCGTGATCCTAGGTTAGGCCTTCTGatcaatatcaatattatttaagttcattATGCAGTTTTAACTACTTTTTCTagttataagttttttttatataatttattatttatgttgtttataagataattataaaattaagtaattattcaaaataaaatcacaatttcataaaaccaataaataaataaaataggcCCAATCGAGCCAACTTTGGATATGGGCCAATTCAGGGTTTATAAATGGACATAGTTGAAACTTATTTAAAACCCAGACCATTCCAGGACCAATCATTAAATCGATTTTTTATCGGACTTTCCTCAATTAATCTTGAATCATCTCGATCCATTGAGCACCTTGATGATCACTATAAGGGTATTATTAtcgataaaaaatatgaaacagTGAAGATCTTATCGATAAGGACAAATTGAATATTCACTGCAATTTTCAATGATATTAGCACTTTGGGGCCGTAAATACTTGACAAGGGACAATGTAAGAAAATGTGACAATTACAAATAGCGTcagtgtaattataaaatattaaaggataaataaatcttattttCCTCTTaaacttcaaaatcaaatacatttTACTCTAACttttatccatcttcatcccatttcaaattttaaaattaaacataaccCGTTAGCTCTAGTCCACTCTTTTTTCCCAATTCCCACACCCAATTTCAAAAgtagttcaaaatttttgaagaagagaagaaaacaaagccTCAAGATTTGGACACGCTTTATATACCACTTAAGATTTTGAAATAAGCCTTTTCTTCTGTGTTCTGCATTTTTGGCCTAATGCATGCTTTTGCCAACCCATGTGGGATATCCAGTGATGATGTGACCCCTCCAGCCAttctacacacacacacacactacccTCAATTCTGTCACCCAGCCCAGCTTTCTGTAAATTTTGCCCAAATCCCATAAATGTCTTTCATATTAGGAATGATTTCAGACTTTTTCCTATTAAATCAAAAATAGCCCCCCagctttctttctctctctccacaTTTCTTCTTTGCTTTTAGTATTAGGCAATTGCTTTCCCaagattttcctttttcttttacttctcCACAGGAAAAGAGATTCTCTCAAACCACTGCTGCGTGTATTTCAGGCAATATACCTTGTTTAAGCTCCTTAAAGAAAGCTTTTTTACCATACGGAATCGTATTCGCTTTGTGGAGTATCAGTATGTGAACTTGGgagagaaaaagtaaaaagctGCTTGGAGAAAATCATAGCAGTATTTCAAGAAAAGCCCTGTTGATGGGCCTTGTAGCTATCTATTTCTTAGTTTTTTTCCAGGGAAgtatttcttgaaaagtttTTTCCTTTCTGTCTAATGCGCTTTTGTGTGCAGTGCATTCACAAATGTGAGGGACACTTTTTctgaaagcaaaagaaaaaaaaaatgggatcTTTCAGTGGTTTGGGTATTGGTTtgagttttgtttttggttgcATCTTGATGGGGCTAGTGGGGGAGCTCTACTATTTCCTGTGGTGGAAGAAGAGAGTGGGCTATACAAGCAGCACCAGAGAAATTGAGGacttctcttttctcttttgctGGAAAAGGCCCAGCAGCACTTCTTTCAACAGTGCAGGCAGCACTCAAGAACTCACCAACTCAGTGAGAAACCCTCAAGAACAAGAGGATTTGGAGATGGGCTCAACCAAAGATTTGGAGCTCAAGGGGTACGGCGAGCAAGGGGTGGAGACGGAGTTGATGAGAATGCACAATCTTTGTGGGCCTCCAAGATTTCTCTTTACAATTAAAGAGGAGAACAAGGAGGATTTGGAGTCTGAAGATgggaaatcaagaaaagggtCAAGAACAAAGAGTTTGAGTGACCTTGTTTTCCCTGTCGACGGCACTCCTTTTCTCACCCCTTTGTCTTCACCAACT includes the following:
- the LOC105170399 gene encoding uncharacterized protein LOC105170399; the encoded protein is MGSFSGLGIGLSFVFGCILMGLVGELYYFLWWKKRVGYTSSTREIEDFSFLFCWKRPSSTSFNSAGSTQELTNSVRNPQEQEDLEMGSTKDLELKGYGEQGVETELMRMHNLCGPPRFLFTIKEENKEDLESEDGKSRKGSRTKSLSDLVFPVDGTPFLTPLSSPTVKASNPLDSYCYSNHGLNPLFESLTEAEINRLRSSPPPKFKFLKAAEDKLIRRLVMEEAERKRGVKIEGSVQDSAATARDTQQNSRMDSQEEEEEEYVSFVKFSKQSKATLKAVVDKTSSCVQ